The Ailuropoda melanoleuca isolate Jingjing unplaced genomic scaffold, ASM200744v2 unplaced-scaffold4616, whole genome shotgun sequence region GCCTTAACCCAAAGCAGACCTGTCTctgccttgatttcttcatcgCTCCATTTTATCATGAGGAAACGAAGATAATGTATGGAAGGGGCTTAGCATAGtgactgacacatagtaggtgctcagttaatgttaattttttagaagattgcTGAGAAGAGACGGGGCCAAGGGTCTTCTTCCTGGAGATGAGGGCCAAGCATGGCTTCCTCTGACAAGTGAGAAGAGCACCTACACCTCAGTCTATGGACCTGGGGATTCAGACTAgagccttccctcccccatctaTGGAGTTATATGAACATGCAGGATCCCGCTCGCCCATGAGCTGTGGAGGCAGAGTGGAATTGGACCGAGCTGGGTTGGATCCTGACTCTATCTCTGCCCAGCCCTGGGACTGTGGGGCTGGGTGTCTTGGAGTCTCAGATTTGTCATTTATTCAGTGGAAACAGTAATTCAATCTGATAAAATTGTGGCAAAGGCCTTAGTGTGAATGCAAGGTCAAAGGTGAGGAACCAAGTGCAGTCATCCTGTCCAAAGGCCCAGGAGCCTGGACCAGTTCAGAGCTTGTGGTCAGGATAGACAAGGGGGTTCCTGGTTGGAGGTGGGCTTGGGCAGTAGGGCTGGGACTGAGTGAAGCTCTAAGGCACAAAACTTGAGGAAACCAGGGACCTAACAGAAGTCCTGTGATTGGGAGAGgggacatttcttttctctcttctttgatcTCCTCACCTCTGGGCTTATGGGGCCATGTTAGTGTGTCTCCTCCATCCCTTGTCTGGGAGCTGGTGGGTCTTGTCTACCATTTGGAAGCCTCTTCCCTCCTACATAGAGCAGCCCCAGACAAATAGAATGAGGCAGTGTGGCTTTGTGACAACTTCCAGCTCCATGGGGGCAGCTGCCAATTCTGTACTCTTTGGGGATTCTGAGCCTCAGAGATCACTCCCAACGAGGAAAGTACTTCCTCCACTAGCCTCTCAAAATGCAGGTCATTTCTGGCTTAGTGATTCATATAGAAGGTTCCAAAGTCTCTTGCATCTTTAAGAGATGTCGGAAAGTTGCACATGGCGTTGGGGTACCAGCTAGGGTATGAATTAGGATGGTGATACCTGTGAGGTCGGGGTGCTGGGTGGTGGATCGGGAGTCCCTGCCATGAGCTGGAGAGTCTGAGGGGAAGCAGGGTAGTGGGTGTCCTCCCTCACAGTCAGTTGGGGCAGTGGCTGGGGCCCTAGCAGGGGACATCAGGCTGGGGGGAGAGAGCGGGTACCAAGCAAGATGCTCATTAAGGTGCCTTCTCACTCCGaggttttgtttcctaaatttccAGTACCAGATTTAGCCAACCTGCAAAGTCCGAGAGCACAATCCCTAAGACTGCCTTTACTGTTGGCACCATGTGCAAATTGGGAAGGGGTGTCCCCAAACTACCATGAGATAGGATGATTCCCTGGAAGCACTCACAGAGCTCACTGAGAGTTGTCACTGTCAGTTACACTGTGATACAGGGAAGGATACAGGTTCCCTTCAGCCAAAGAGAGAGACACTTGGGGCAGAGTGTGGGAGGGTTTCCAGCACAAAGATTCCATTGTCCTCAGGAGACCTTACTGTCCTGTATTCAGTGTGTGACAATGCACGTGGAGCATTGCCCACCAGGAACGCTCACACTGTCAAAGTATAAACAATGATTGTGACACTTATTAAAATGGTAAAGAAGACTTAATTCATGCCTTAGGCATGGAGAGTGTTGTCACAGGGGAGAGAGATGGTGCTTACCTCTGAATACAGCGGAGACAACTAGGGATTTATAGCTaaggagcagggcagaggcaggggatggGAAATCACTAAGAGGAGACATCAAGTTGGGGGCATTCTTTCTAACCTGACTCAATGGGTTCTTACTAATACTGGGCACGACAGGCTGTCAAAGACAGAGCACAGAAGACAAGGTCAAGGCCTATTCTAGAGGAGGCTCAGAAGACCCCGGATAACGTTTGGTCAAGAGGAGTGTGTTTTTCAACCCCTGCCAAGTGTACAATTTTTGGGGGGCTAATCACATGCTCCCTGCATGGCTGACCTGTTGTCTTCAGCTCCCCCTGGAGGTCACACTAAGGAGTTTCTGGCTCCACCTCAGGTCAGAACAGACAGCACATGACTAAAGCCCCCATCATACATCATCTCTGAGTCTGGCCAGTGGCCAAAGGCCCAGGCAAAGGAAGACAGTCCTATTGTTCTAGGACCCTTGACATCCTAGGTGGGGCCTCGAGATCACTTCCCAGTGCCAAGGACAAAGGGCAGACCTCTCTGTGGGTGAGGTTAATGCCTCGGCACACACGAAGATTCTGCAAATGAAGGTTTTCTGCTCCAACCCCACTTCCCTTTGTTCATCTACAGAGTTCGCAGGCTACAAACACTGTGGTTCTGACTGTGTGGACCTGTCCTTGACTGCGAATCATCTTCTTCCAGTACCCACCACTCAAGAGCTTCCTAAGTTGACATGGACTGACTTATTCCCCGATGGACCGTGTGTGACGGAGCATGAGCAGTGTACAGAGTGTGTTTAACTCTGCAAGAAAATGTCCTTACGTTTGtaaaattcttttccatttgacTTACAGTAAACGTTCTGTGGTTTATGTAGGATGGATGGAATGAAGCCCACTTTACAgatcagcttttttcttttttaaagattttatttatttatttgacagagatagagacagccagcgagagagggaacacaagcagggggagtgggagaggaagaagcaggctcatagtggaggagcctgatgtggggctcgatcccataacgccgggatcacgccctgagccgaaggcagacgcttaactactgagccacccaggcgccccacagatcagcttttctttttctttttttttttttaaagattttttttatttatttgacagtgatagagacagccagtgagagagggaacacaagcagggggagtgggagaggaagaagcaggctcatagcagaggagcccgatgtggggctcgatcccataacgccaggatcacgccctgagccgaaggcaggcgcttaactgctgtgccacccaggcgcccccagatcagCTTTTCTTAATCACTTGACCTTCACTGTTGCAGGGAGGAGGCCGATGCTGTCCGTGAAGGTCTGAAAGAGCTGGAAAGAGCCATGAATATGGAGGCCGAAGACCAGCTGGCTAAGGAGAACTTTCTGAATATGTCCCAGGGTGAAACTCAAGCTTGAGGAAAGCATAGGAAAGCTCCATGAGCTTGCAGATGAGATTGACAGGTGCACAGAAAGTGTACCATCTCCAACATAGTAGCCAGCTCTGCTGGCATTACGTCTGGCCTCAAGAACTTTGTTGGTCTGGTTCTGGCACCTTTCACAGCAGGGGCCAGTCTGACACTCTCAGCAGCTGGAGCGGGACAGGGAGCAGAATCCAATCTGTTGTGACCCATGTGTCCACCAGCTTTGTGGAATACTCAAGGGAATCGTCCTCAATAGCCGAAGCCAATTGCCTGACATCAACTGACACTAATGAAGAGGAGGTAATTGAGAAGATTCTGTATCAGAGACCATACCCAACTTCTCCCACAGTAGTTGAAAGATTAAAGAAACATGTGAAAGACCTTGCAAATAACATTCGTGCCATCAAGGTAGCCAGAGCCACCCCTCATCTAGTAGTCAATGCCCAGCGCATCCTGAGAGGTGAGACTGGCTCAGTTCAACGTGCCAGGTAGGGAGGAATGTTTTTAGAGGCACTGCTCTGTCAGTGGACAGAGGAGCCCGTATCCTGGGTGCGGCCACCGCAGGTCTTGCCCTTGCAATGGATGTGTTTAACCTTGTGAAAGACTCAAGGCACTTGAAGGAAGGGGCAAAGACAGAGTCAGCTGAAGAGCTGAGGCAGCAGGCCCAGGAGCTGGAGAGCAAGTTGGAGGAGCTCACCAAGATCCAAGAATGTCTGACGGAGGTCCAGAGTCCATGACCCCCAaacagggcagggagcagggacatGTATGGGACAAAGACATTGAGATACCTTACTAGAGGGGAAAAGagggcaaaataaaatttttgggATGGGGTGTTGAGGAGTTGGGCATTTCTGTAgctgagcccagggagggaggggttaATGCAGATGGCaggggcggggaggtggggaTGTCAAAGAGAGGAGGGAACATGGAACCTGGAATatggagggagggggctggagagtGAGGGGAATGGACTGAAGAGGACACAGGGGACATGTTCAAGAGAGGTGTGGAGGAACAAGGAATGGGAAGGCCAGGAATAATAAAGTTAGAATTGTTGGAATATGCGAGAAGATGGTGGGTTTGATTTTTCCATCTTAATACTTAGTTCTGAGCCTTCCTGAAGTTGACAATTGCTACTCAGGGCCAGATTTGACCACCGATCTGAGCAAAGACAAATAGGCTGGTCCACTGGGTGATGCTGGCAGCCTGGTCACAAGTGACCCAGACTCTAGGCTCCCCTTCCACATCCCATGAGCAACCAGGTGCCGGCAGCATGCATGCATTCCCCTCAGATGTGTCTGCCAACCACTCTGGTGACTTCAGAAGTCCCCATTGTCCTATGTCCAGTTTGCAGCCCCtactcccccaccacacaccctgtccatagacagagggagaagtgggaggTGGGGTCCCCGCTCTGAAACAGAAGTCATAAGGTCCAGCATGGCTGAGCCAAGCACCCGTTCCCAGGGGATGGAGACACTGGGTGGGGGTGCCGGTTGTGCGCCCACGACTGCTGACTCTCCCAGGCTCCACCTGGTGATGCCTCGGCGTCTGTTGGACACCTCCCTCAGCAGTGAGAGGGGGACTTGCCCACTGAGGCGGGACTGCCTTCACAGTACGCTGAGTGGCTTATTGACCAGGGACATGTACCAGGGACCCCGGACGGAAGGGTCAAGTTAGCTTCCGTGTGTAcaggtgtgggggctgggggcagaccctaggagggtggagggtggggggcaggcacaCCCCTAACCCCTTGGCCAAGGCAAAGCAGAAAAGCCCACAGCAGTGCGGCTGCTAGAGCTCTCCCAAGCCGTGGGGCCTTTTCCGCTCAGCTTCTGTGTCTGTGCAGGGGCCCGTCTCTCCTAGGGCTGCCGGGGGAACCAGACCTGCCTGCGTGGCCGGTGTCcccacagcgcctggcacacactCAGCTCCGGCCACGGCGGCTGCTCTGCTCAGGGACCACGCGGGAAGCAGGCCTCGCTGGCTGTTTCCATTTGCTCTTTCCTGACACTAGCCTTCCTAGAAAAGTCCTCCTTTAGAGAGAAAGCCATCTGTCATCAAGCAGAAACAAGCCAGGTAGAAAACAGCAGCATTTCCTCAGCTCTCTCCTGCGAATGTCTGCATCCCTAGGAACAGCACTTGGCCACCAAGTCTAGAGAGCCCTGATTAGAtccaaaggggtggggggaagacacGGACAGGGTGACTGCAACAGGGGATTtaagcccctcccccaggtgcCAAGGGAGCAGAGTAGGGCACAGGGACTCtgccagggagggggctggagggcttctcagaggaggtgatgcTGGATTTGGACTTTGAAGTCTGAGCATGGTTTTTCCAGGTGATAGAAGCAGGTGCTTCTGGCAGAAGGATCTATACCAGCAAATGCCTGGAAGCCGCACGGGTGTGGCACTCAGTGGCTGCACTATGGCAAGCCTGCTGTGAGGTCCTGGCATGTTGCAGACAGGAAGGTCAATAAGGCAGGCATGCTGGATAGTGCggtaggagagacagagaggagggggctgggaacAAGCCCAGGGGCGTCTGTGGGGAGACTCATTAGCTGAGGGTCCCAAAGTCTGTCAGTGGCAGGAGGGCTGAGCAGGGAAGGACCTGGAACGCAGGTGTGGGGCTGTCCCTTTGAGGCAGTCAGGGCAGCTGAGGGAGGGTAGGTCACTAGGACCAGCTCGGGTGTTTGTTTCATCAGGAGCTGCGTGGAAGTGTACACTTTCAGTTTCCCTTTAGGTCCATAATGTTTGGGCTCCGGGTGTGGTTACTGCACAGACTCCCAGCCGGGTCCTCCCAGGTAAGAACCGCTGGATGTGCTTCAGCTCAGAGGAAGATTCCTTGGTGAGCTCGGAGGGTGGGCGCCCCAGAGCAGCCAGATATCTGGGCTTTGCTCCCTGCCCCTGACAGGGCCCTCTGTTCCACCCACTGTGGGGCATGATGAGAAGAGGCCTGCCTGTGAGCCCCcatcagaaagaagagaggggcCGGGATAAGAAAGGCCAAGTCATTGTAGGGAGGTGGTCCGGGCTTCGTAATCTGGAAACAGCAAACTGTAGACTCGTAATCTGGAAACACCAAACTGTAGACTCGTAATCTGGAAACACCAGACTGTAGGCTTGTGGGGACGACGATAAAGGCGTGAGcttatatatgtgtttttatccTGACAGATGCAAACCTAGAAGCCTTGGGATTGTTAAAGTCCCATTTCTCCCCAAACACCTGCTTCTGAAGGCCTGGCCTGCCCTTCTGCCCTGCCTGCTGAGAACTGTGCGGCTCTGGGTGAGTCCCTTCCCTGGGCATTCTTTCTTTATATCTCTTAAAAACTTggcctctgtctcctcttttttttttttttttaaaaaaacagtgcaactgagttttatttatttatttatttttaaagattttgtttatttatttgacagagaaagagtgcgagcacacacaagcagggggagcggcaggcagggggagagggagagggataagcaggctcccctcggagcagggaccccgatgctgggctcaacccaggaccctgggatcatgacctgagccgaaggcagatgctcaactgactgagccacccaggcgccctggcttCGGTCTTTTCCTGTTGATTCATGGCATCTGTCATATTTCGTGGGCGCTCAGCTTTTGTCTGCTCTAAGTATCGAGGGTACTGCCTCCTGGCCTCTAGCTGTAGTCTGACTTCGTTCATGATGTCCtttgcaaattttaatttttaagaggtCAGATAACTGAAACTATCCCTTTATGGCATCTGGGATTTGCATCTTGATTCCAAAAGTTTCATAACTCAacattaatgttttttaaacatgTCTTCCAAGACATTTGTAGCTTTTTCTTTCTAGCTTGGGATTTATGGATTTATGGGATTGGGATTGGGATTTatggattgattgattttgtACAAGCCCTTtggtttttccttctccccctccttcctccccctccctcctcctcctcttccccttcttgtttgtcctcctcctcttttccttcttctccttttctttctttctttctttctttctttctttctttctttctttctttctttctttctttctttctctttctttctttctttctttcttcttccttctttctttctttttctttctttctttctttctttctttctttctttctttctttcttccttctttctttctttcttcttttccttcttcctccctctccccctctcctcctcctccttcttcttcttcctcctcttcttccttttcttcttttaaaaacatttttttcaaagattttatttatttatcttagtgaGACgcagatagtgacagagatagcaagacaGAGCccaaggggggaggagagggagaagagggctccTGTTGGTCAgaaagccagacatggggctcgatcccaagactctgggaccatgacctgagctgaaggcagacgtttaactgactgagccacccaggcgctcctcttcctcttcttctaattcctcttcctcttccccttctcctcctcctccttcttcttcatcttccccctctctgcttcctctccttttcctcgtccttgtccttctccttctcctccttcttctccttcgtcttcttctcctctttgtcctcctcctccttccttctcttccttccacctctTCCTTCTCAGCTTCTTCTCATATCATGCTATCACTAATTTTATGACCTTGATTAGAAACCTTTCTAGTCGTAAGCAATTTACTTAcacctttgtgtcttttttctttttttcttacatcttCATTTCTTAGCCTCTCGATTGCAGCCAGTATTTTTGCACTCCCCACTTTGTACAATGAGGATATTAATCCTCCTGTCCTCAAGGCTTCACCTCCCAACTTCTATCATTGCACTTTAATTCACATACCGATTGGCAAAAAGTGCATTTCGTTCTCATATTTAAATGGTCTCTTTTGTTCTAAAggttaaaaatcaaagaagaaggTTTACATATGTGTGATGTTTTCAGTATTGCTTACTTTAGAGCTAACTTGTGAAATACAGTTGCACATGCATTCTTGCATAGCTTTagtttttcctgattttctaatTGCCTACGTTTTCACCCCTTGAAATGTTGCCTTCAacatttcctctatttcttttgaaGTGTGCATTATATAAGTATTGTATCAAGTCCCCTTTCCCCATAGAACTCTTCACTTCTTATTCCATTCTCGGTTGGTTGCTCTCTACGCCTGCTGCGTGCCAGCTGTATTCCTCAGATTCCTTCCTATCTGTGGTAATTTTCCTGTTTCCTGGACCTCAtaactttctgtctctttgttatTATCCTCCAACTCCtgtgataaacacacacacaatttttttttgctgcaaCTGTTTCGCGTGTCATTTTCTAACAAATGATAGCAAATGGTAACTTGCCATTCcccatttaatttcatttcttctgttacctttttgttttattttctggaagttttcctgGACTTTTCCAACCCTCCTTACAC contains the following coding sequences:
- the LOC117799261 gene encoding LOW QUALITY PROTEIN: apolipoprotein L3-like (The sequence of the model RefSeq protein was modified relative to this genomic sequence to represent the inferred CDS: inserted 1 base in 1 codon) gives rise to the protein MALGYQLGVKLKLEESIGKLHELADEIDXVHRKCTISNIVASSAGITSGLKNFVGLVLAPFTAGASLTLSAAGAGQGAESNLLDWLSSTCQVGRNVFRGTALSVDRGARILGAATAGLALAMDVFNLVKDSRHLKEGAKTESAEELRQQAQELESKLEELTKIQECLTEVQSP